The Pseudomonas sp. MM223 genome segment GCGTTATTGATGATGACCACCTGAGGTTGGGTCAGGCCGACGGTGTAGCGGATTTCGCCAATGCGCGAAGCGCCCAGCTCGATCACTGCGGCGCTGTGCTCCGGGGCGATTTCCAGCAGAGTCAGCGGCGCGCCGAGGTCGTTGTTCAGGTTGCCGCGGGTGGCGTGCACCAGGCCACGGGTACGCAGGATGCTGGCAAGCATTTCCTTGACGGTGGTCTTGCCGCTGGACCCAGTAATGGCAACAACAGGCTTTTCGAAGGCAGCACGGTTCATGGCGCCGAGTTGGCCGAGCGCTACGCGGCAATCCTTGACCAGCAACTGCGGCAGGTCGACACCGACTACTTCGCGCTCGACAAGGGCAGCGACTGCGCCTTTGGCTTTCACATCGGCCAGGTAGTCGTGGCCATCGAAACGCGGGCCGGCCAGGGCAACGAACAGTTGCCCGGCGCCGACGCTGCGGCTGTCGATGCTGACACCGGTGAAGGTGGCGTCGCCACCGATTTGTTGACCACTCAGTGCCGTGGTCAGCTGGCTGAGTGACAGCGGCTTAAGCATGTGGAGCCTCCCAGGCTGCAAGGGCCTTCTCGGCTTCGATCAGGTCGGAGAAGTCATGGCGCTCGCCATTGATCTCCTGGTAATCCTCATGCCCCTTGCCGGCCAGCACGATCACATCGTCGGCAGCGGCAGAGGCGATCAGGTGCGCAATGGCTTCGCCACGGCCGGCGACGAACTCGACGTCGGCAGGCTTGGTGAAACCAGGGCGGATGTCGTCAAAGATGCGCAGCGGGTCTTCCGTGCGCGGGTTGTCGTCGGTAACCAACACGCGATCGGCAAGGCGCTCGGCCACTGCGGCCATCAGCGGGCGCTTGCCACGGTCACGGTCGCCGCCGCAGCCGAACAGGCACAGCAGCTTGCCGTGAGCGTGCGGGCGCAAGGCTTCAAGCACTTTTTCCAGGGCGTCCGGGGTGTGTGCGTAGTCGACCACCACCAGTGGTTTGTCGCCGCCACCCAGGCGCTGCATGCGACCGACTGGCCCTTGCAGTTGCGGGGCGACCTTGAGGATTTCGTCCAGCGAATAGTCCAGCGCCAGCAGTGTCGCCACGGCGGCCAGCATGTTGCTGAGGTTGAAGCGCCCCAGCAGCTGGCTGCGCAGTGCGCGCTCACCTTGAGCAGTGACGAGGGTGGCACGTACGCCATCATCATTGAACACAGCTTCACGGCAGAACAGCGAAGCGTCCGGATTTTCCAGGCTATAGCTGAGCAGCCGGGTCTCGATATGATCGACACTCGGGCGGCGTGCAAAGTCATCGGCCAGGCGACGCCCGAAGGCGTCATCCAGATTGACTACCTGGCAACGCAGGCTCGGCCAGGCGAACAGCCTGGCCTTGGCGGCCTCGTAGGCCTCCATGCTGCCGTGGTAATCGAGATGGTCACGGGACAGGTTGGTCATGACCGCAATGTCGAATTCCAGCGCGGCAACCCGGCCTTGCTCCAGGGCATGAGAGGAAACCTCCATGGCCACAGCCTTGGCGCCACCTTTCTTGAGGTCATTGAGCGTCGACTGCACGGCGATCGGGTCTGGCGTGGTCAGCCGACCGCTCTGCAACTCGCCATAGAAGCCGGTACCCAAAGTGCCGATCAGACCGCAGCGCTGGCCGAGCAGGTCCAGTGCCTGCGCCACCAACTGCGTCACGCTGGTCTTGCCGTTGGTACCGGTCACCCCCACCAGGTTCAGCTGGCGGCTAGGCTCACCATAAAAACGACCGGCGATGTCCGACAGCTGGGCGATCAGGCCCTTGACCGGAATCAGCGGCACATCGGTCAGCGGCAACACGTTGGCGCCCTGCTCTTCATAAGCCACGGCCGCAGCGCCACGGGCCAAGGCATCGGCGATATGCTCGCGGCCATCGACCTTGGCGCCCGGCACGGCCAGGAACAAATCACCCGGGCGCACATTACGGCTGTCCAGGGTCAGTTCACGAATCAGCGGGTCACGGCTGGCGTGGGCGAAAAGTTTGCTTAATGGCATTGTCATCATCCACGCCCTCCCTTGGCGGCTGCTGCATTGACTTGCGACTGTTCGGCAGGTGCTGGCGGTGGCAGGTTGTCTGGCGGCACGTTCATCAAACGCAGGGTGCCGGACATGACCTTGCTGAATACCGGCGCCGAAACCAGGCCACCGAAGTAACCACCCTTGCCCGGCTCGTCGATCACCACGACGATGGCGTAGCGCGGGTCGCTCATTGGCCCGAAGCCGGCAAACAGCGAGCGGTAGGCGTTTTCGGTGTAACCCTTGGAGCCCACGGTGGCTTTACGTGCGGTACCGGACTTGCCGGCCACATGGTAGAACGGCACCTGGGCGCGGAACACGCCACGCGGCGCTTCAATCACCTGCTGCAGCATGCCCTGAACGGTTTCGGCGGTTTCCTTCGGAATGGCCTGCACGGCCTCCGGCGCCTTGTCGACCTTGATGATCGACAACGGCACCATCTTGCCGTCGTTGGCCAGCGCCGCGTAGGCATGCACCAGCTGCAGGGCGGTCACCGACAGGCCGTAACCGTAGGAAAGGGTGGCGGTCTCGGCTTTGCGCCACTCGCGGTGGTTAGGCAAGTTGCCGACCCGCTCACCCGGGAAGCCAAGGCCGGTGTACTGGCCCAGGCCGACCTGGGACATCACCCGGTAAATGGCCTCGCCGCCGATGTCGAAGGCGATCTTGCTCATGCCGACGTTACTGGAGTTGATCAGGATGCCGGTCAGGTCGAGGATCGGGCCCTCGCTGCGCGACACGTCCTTGATGGTGTAGCGGCCAATCTGCAGGCTGCCCGGGTACACCTCGACCTTGTCGGTCGGCTTCCACCGGCCGCTCTGCAGTGCCGCACTCATGGAAATCGGCTTGACCGTGGAACCCGGCTCGAACACGTCGATGATCGCCCGGTTGCGCATGGCTGCCGGGAACATGCTGCGGCGGTTGTTCGGGTTGTAGGTTGGCTGGTTGACCATGGCCAGGACCTCACCGGTCTTGACGTCCATGATCACCAGGCTGCCGGCCTTGGCATCCTGTTCGGCAATGGCGTTGCGCAGCTCGCGTGTTGCCAGGTATTGCAGGCGCAGGTCTATCGACAACGCCAAGGTCTTTCCGGCCTTGGCGTTCTTGGTTACCTGGATGTCCTTGATCAGCCGGCCACGCCGGTCCTTGATCACCTGGCGCTTGCCAGGCACGCCAGCCAGCCACTCGTCATAAGCCAGCTCTACCCCTTCGCGACCGTGGTCGTCGAGGTCGGTGAAGCCGACCATGTGCGCGGTGACATCACCGGCCGGATAGAAACGGCGGAATTCTTCCAGGCCGTACACACCGGGCACTTTCAGGTCGAGCACGTGCTGGCCCTGCTCCGGGGTCAGGCCACGGACCAGGTAGATGAACTCTTTGTTGGCCTGCGCGGTCAGGCGCTCTACCAGCTGCTGCGGGTTTTGCCCAAGCGCGGCGGCCAGTTGTGGCCAGCGGTCTTTGGACGCCTGCATTTCCTTGGGGTTGGCCCACAAGGTGGTGACCGGGGTACTCACGGCCAATGGCTCACCGTTGCGGTCGGTGATCAGGCCGCGGTGAGCCGGGATAGGGATGTGACGCAAACTGCGCGCATCGCCCTGGCCCTTGAGGAAGTCACGGTCGACCACCTGCAGGTCGATGATGCGCCAGCAGATGGCGCCGACCATGATTGCCAGCAAGCCGATCACTACACGGAAGCGCCACGGGTAGAGTGCGCCTTCGAGCTTCATCATGGCGCCACCATCCGTACTTCGTCAGCCGAAGGCACGCGCATCTTCAACTGCTCGGAAGCCAGGTTTTCGATACGGCTGGCGGCGGTCCAGGTGCTTTGTTCAAGAATCAGCCGGCCCCATTCGGCCTGGGCTTTGTCACGCTCGTTCAATTCGCCGTAAAGGGTATTGAGCAGCTGGCGGTTCCAGTGCGCGCTGTAAGACACGGCGACGGCCGAAACCAGCACGGCGACAAACAGCAGAAGCATCAGGAAGCTTCCGCCTGGCAAAGGCTTGGCAAACAGCCTGCTCACCGCAGCTTCTCCGCCACACGCATCACGGCGCTACGCGACCGCGGGTTGGCCTTGAGCTCGGCTTCAGAGGCAAACTGGGCCTTGCCGATGAGCTTGATTTTCGGCTCGAAGACCTTGTGCTGTACCGGCAGGTTGCGTGGCAGGTTGTCGGCCTCGCCCTTGACCAGCTTGCGCATGAACAGCTTGACGATACGGTCCTCAAGCGAGTGAAAACTGATTACTGCCAGGCGGCCACCAACCTCGAGCGCATCCAGTGCGGCCTCAAGGCCCGCCTCCAGGTCACCCAGCTCGTTGTTGACATGAATCCGCAGCCCCTGGAAGGCACGGGTAGCCGGGTTCTTGCCCTTTTCCCACGCAGGGTTGGCAACCTTCAGCACTTCCGCCAGGTCGGCGGTACGGGTGAACGGTTCCTTTTCACGGCGCTCGACCACGGCGCGCGCCATGCGGCCGGAGAAGCGCTCTTCGCCGTACTCTTTGAAGACGCGGGCAATTTCCTCCACGGGTGCCGTGGCGATGAACTCGGCGGCACTGATGCCCTGGTCCGGGTTCATGCGCATGTCCAGCGGGCCATCATTGAGGAAGCTGAAGCCACGCTCGGGGTCATCCAGTTGCGGCGAGGACACGCCCAGGTCCAGCAATACACCGCTGACTTTACCGTGCAGGCCGCGCGCGGCCACTTCCGCGCCCAGCTCGGCAAAGCTGCGCTGCACAATGACAAAGCGGCCGTCTTCGGCCGCCAGCGCTTGCCCCGTGGCAATCGCCTGTGGATCTTTGTCGAAGCCCAGCAGCCGCCCTTGCGGCCCGAGCTTGCTGAGAATCAGCCGGCTGTGTCCGCCACGGCCGAAGGTGCCGTCCAGATAGCAACCGTCGGCGCGCAGGGCCAATGCCTCGACAGCTTCGTCGAGCAGGACGGTAATGTGGTTGAAGCCGCTATCTATGGTCACAGGATCAGGTCACGCAATTCGTCGGGCATGGCGCCCGGTTGTTGAATAGCTGCAAGGTCGGCTGCCGAAACCGTGTTCCAGGCATCTTCATCCCACAGCTGGAATTTGTTCAGTTGCCCCACCAGCATCGCCTTCTTGTCGAGCTTGGCGTACTCACGCAGGCGGGGCGGCACCAGGAAACGCCCACTGCCATCGAGCTCCAGGTCAACCGCATTACCGATCAGCAAGCGCTGCAGACGGCGGTTTTCCTCACGCAACGATGGCAAGGCACGCAACTTGGCTTCTATCTGCTCCCACTCATCGAGGGGATAAACACACAAGCAAGGATCAACGGCGTCAATGGTCACGATCAGTTGGCCATTGCAACGCGAATCGAGCTCGTCACGGTACCGGCTCGGCATGGCGAGACGTCCCTTGGCATCGAGGCTGACGGCGTTGGCTCCGCGGAACACGGCTGCGATTCCCCACAATGTTAGCTTTTTTGTGCCAGAAAACCCACTTCATCCCACTTTCTGCCACTTGCGCACACTATAGGAATCCGCCCGCAGCACCGTCAAGGCACGTTCATAAGGAAAAGCCTTACAGGACCGAGATTTAGCGCAATAAGGGAATGTGGAAGGACTATCAAGGAGGAGAAAACACGAGAAAAATCAAACCCACGCAAGCAAATGGAGTTCGAAGTTAAAGTGATTTATCAAGAGTAAGATTTTTTCGGTATTACCAGCGAGGATCTGCTATCGAATCAAGCAGGGGAGGAAAAGGTGGAGAGTCGATCTGTAAGCCGGGTTTTGTCGAGGACAGTCATTCCTCTACGACGGCCATCACTGGACGCCTCTAGCAACCTACCCGGTTCCGACGCGGGCCACGCCTGATGGAACCCTATTTGGTCTTGCTCCGAGTGGGGTTTACCTAGCCACGAACTGTTGCCAGCCGTGCGGTGCGCTCTTACCGCACCTTTTCACCCTTACCGGCACCGAAGTGCTTAGGCGGTTATTTTCTGTGGCACTTTCCGTAGGCTCGCGCCTCCCAGGCGTTACCTGGCACTCTGCCCTATGGAGCCCGGACTTTCCTCCCCCTGCTGCTCACACAACAAAAAGTTGCGGAACAAAAACAGGCAGCGACTGTCCGATCGACTCTCCGCCGCCAAGGTTACCGGCACGCGCGCACAAGAACAAGCAATACCGGCGTCTATATCAAACTGCCACTATTCGGTTTTCTGTTTTTCAAGGGCAAGTTGATACAACAGGTTCTTGCGCACCCCGGTAATTTCGGCCGCCAGCGCCGCCGCCCGTTTCAATGGCAACTCGGCCAATAGCAGGTCGAGTACTCGCTGGGCCTCTGCACTGATGGCCTGCTCGCCCTCCGGTGCACTCCAGCCACCCACCAGCACCACGCACTCACCGCGCTGCTGGTTGCTGTCGCCAGCAACGAACGCACGCAGCTCGGCCAGCGGCAGGCCCTTGAGGGTCTCGAAGGTCTTGGTCAGCTCACGCGCCAGCAGTGCCGGGCGCTCGCCACCAAATACCAGCTCCATGTCTTCAAGGCATTCGAGGATACGGTGCGGGGCCTCGTAGAAGATCAGCGTACGCGGCTCCTCCTTTACCTGCTCAAGGCGCGCCCGGCGCCCAGCCTGCTTGGCCGGCAGGAAGCCCTCGAAGATAAAGCGGTCCGACGGCAGACCAGCCGCCGACAGCGCAGCGATCAAGGCACAGGCACCCGGCACCGGTACCACGCTCACCCCAGCAGCCCGCGCCTGGCGCACCAGGTGGTAACCCGGGTCGGAAATCAGCGGCGTGCCGGCATCGGAAACCAGCGCCACGTTCTCGCCTGCCAGCAGCTTGGTGAGAAAACGCCCACCCTCATCACGCTCGTTGTGTTCATGGCAGGCTGCCAGCGGTGTGTCGATGCCAAAGTGTTGCAGCAGGCGGATCGAATGGCGGGTGTCTTCGGCGGCGATCAGCGCCACATCCGCCAGCACCTTCAGCGCCCGGGCGCTCATGTCGTCGAGGTTGCCGATGGGGGTTGCCACCACATACAGCGTCCCCATCGTGGATTTCGAAGCCCCTGCCACATCAGTCACTGCGCACACCTGTCATTCGGATCAAAGGCGCCATTGTAGCCCGAGCGCCTGCAACAGGGCGCAAAGAACTTCTCCGGCGATCAGCGGCAAGCCACCTATAGTGAAGGATCAACACAGCAACATCGCGCCCCGGCCAGTGCTTGGGTACAATTGCCGGCCAACTTGATCGAGTAACAGGACCTTTACATGATCGCTTGCCTGCGGCTGCTCACAGCCCTCTGCCTCGCCGCCCTGCTGGCAGCTTGCGCCAGCTCGCCCTCATCCAGCCTGGGCGAACTGCCACGCACCCCGGACGCCAGCATCGAGCAACTGCTCGAAAAGGCCGCTTCCAGCAAGTCTGCGGAAGACGCCGCGCTGCTGCGCCTGAGCGCGGCCGACCTGGCCTACAAGCAGAAGGACTTCCCACGCGCCGCACGCATTCTTGAGCAAGTCCCGCTGGACACGCTCAAGCCGGCCCAGCAAGTGTTCGCCAGCACCCTTGCGGCCGAGCTGGCCATGAGCCGCAACCAGCCCAAGGCGGCCCTGACCGCCCTGGCCCACCCCAGCCTGCAACGCGTAGCCGAACTGCCGGCAGAGCAGCAAGCGCGCACCTACAATGTGCACGCCGCCGCCCTTGAAGCCGACGGCCAGGCCCTGGCTGCCGCGCAACAGCGCGTGCTGCTGGCCCCGCTACTCAGCGGCCAGGCTGCCAGCGCCAACAATGACGCCATCTGGGCCCTGGTCGCCTCGTTGCCGGCAGAGCAACTGCAGCAGCCAGCCAACGACCAGACCCTGGCCGGCTGGACCAGCCTTGCCTTCGCCGTGAAGAGCGCCGGCACCCTGGAACAGCAGCAAGCGGCCATCGACGCCTGGGTCAAACAGCACCCGGACCACCCTGCCGCCCAGCAACTGCCGCTGGCACTGACCAAACTCAAGGAACTGGCCAGCCAGCCGCTGACCAAGATCGCCCTGCTGCTGCCTCAGGAAGGCCCGCTGGCCGGTGTTGCCCGCGCCCTGCGTGACGGCTTCATGGCCGCCCACTTCCAGGCCCAGCAAGCCGGCCAGGCAGCGCCTGCGGTGCAGGTGTTCGACAGCTCGCGCATCGGCTCGCTCGACGATTTCTATCGCCAGGCGCAGGCCGCCGGCGTGCAACTGGTCATCGGCCCGCTTGAAAAGCCGCTGGTCAAACAACTGGCCGCCAAACCGCAACTGCCGATCACTACCCTGGCCCTGAACTACGCCGACGCCGGCCAGAAGGCCCCACCGCAACTGTTCCAGTTCGGCCTGGCTGCCGAAGACGAAGCCCGCGAAGTCGCCCGCCGCGCCCGCGCCGACGGCATGGTCCGCGCCGTAGCCCTGGTGCCAAGTGGTGAATGGGGTGACCGTGTGCTGGCCGCCTTCCGCCAGGACTGGGAAGGCAATGGCGGCACCCTGCTCGCCGCCGAGCGCATTGCCCAGCCTGTGGCCCTGGCCCAGCAGATCGCCGACCTGTTCCAGCTGCGCCAAAGCGAAGGCCGCGCCAAGAGCCTGCAAAGCACAGTAGGCGGCAGCATCGCCGCTCAACCGTCGCGCCGCCAGGATATCGACTTCATCTTCCTGGCCTCGACCCCGCAACAGGCCCAGCAGATCAAGCCGACCCTGAACTTCCAGTACGCCGGTGACGTGCCGGTCTACGCCACCTCGAACCTGTACAGCGCCAGCGGTGACGTCAACCAGTACAACGACATGAACGGTATCCGCTTCTGTGAAACGCCGTGGCTGCTCGACACCAGCAACAGCCTGCGCCAGCAGGTGGTGCAGCAATGGCCACAGGCCGCTGGCAGCCTTGGCCGCCTGTATGCCATGGGCGTCGATGCCTACAGCCTGGCGCCGCGCCTGGGCCAGTTGAAAGCGCTGCCAGACAACCGCGTCCTCGGCCTTTCGGGCAGCCTGAGCATCAACGCCAACCAACGCGTCGAGCGCCAACTGCCATGGGCCGAGTTCGCCGGCGGCCAGGTCAAGCGCCTGCCCGACACCGCGCGCTGATGGCAACAGCGTCGCCCACCAGCGCCGGGCAGGCAGCAGAAACCCAGGCCCTTGAGTACCTTCAAGGGCAGGGCCTGCAGCTACTGGCGCGCAACTGGCGATGCAAAGGCGGTGAGCTTGATCTGGTCATGCTTGACGCCGATACAGTAGTATTCGTCGAAGTCCGCTACCGGTTGCATGCGTGCTTCGGTGGCGCCCTCGGCAGTATCGACGGGCGCAAGCAGAAACGGCTGGTGCTTGCCGCCAGCCGGTACCTGCAGAAGGAGCCCCAATGGGGCAACCACCCTTGCCGCTTCGACGTAGTCGCCCTGCAGGGCAGCCACCATGCAGGCAGACCGCTTCAATGGCTGAAAAACGCCTTCGAATGCTGAACCCACTTCGTTTTTTTTGCTCTATGTTTCGCGGGCAGGTCGTTATTGCGCGTAGCAAAGGCCACCGCCCCACTTAAGGTCACCAGATGGACATGCAATCCCGAATTCGCCGGCTGTTCCAGGCCAGCATCGATACCAAGCAACAGGCAATGGACATCCTGGCACCGCACATCGAGCAGGCCAGCCTGGTCATGGTCAACGCGCTGCTCAACGAGGGCAAGATGCTCGCCTGTGGCAACGGCGGCTCGGCCGGCGATGCCCAGCACTTTTCGTCGGAGCTGCTCAACCGTTTCGAGCGCGAGCGCCCGAGCCTGCCAGCCATCGCGCTGACCACCGACAGCTCGACCCTGACCTCGATCGCCAACGACTACAGCTACAACGAAGTCTTTTCCAAGCAGATCCGCGCCCTGGGCCAACCCGGCGATGTCCTGCTGGCGATCTCCACCAGCGGTAATTCGGCAAACGTGATCCAGGCGATCCAGGCCGCACATGACCGCGAAATGATTGTCGTAGCATTGACTGGCCGCGACGGCGGCGGCATGGCTTCGCTGCTGCTGCCCGAAGACGTGGAAATCCGCGTACCTTCCACAGTTACCGCACGCATCCAGGAAGTCCACCTGCTGGCGATCCACTGCCTGTGTGATCTGATCGACAGCCAACTGTTCGGGAGTGAAGAATGACCCCTATGCGCCTCGGCCTGATGGCCCTGACCCTGTGCCTGAGCGTCACCGGTTGCAGCTCGGTACTCACCTCTACCCGCAACTCGCCGATTGAAGACGATCGCGGTACACGCACCATCGGCAGCAAGATCGACGACTCGCTGATCGAGACCAAGGCTTCGGTGAACATTTCCAAGGCCAGCCCCGACCTGGACAAGGGCTCGCACATTGTTGTCAGCAGCTACAACGGCATCGTCCTGCTGGCCGGCCAGACCCCACGCGCCGACCTGAAGAGCCTTGCCGAGCAAACCGCCGGCCAGGTTCAGCGGGTAAAGAAAGTGCATAACGAACTGCAGGTGATGCAGCCCTCCTCCATCCTGGCGCGCAACAACGACGCCTGGCTGACCACCAAGATCAAGACCCAGATGCTGACTGACAATGCCGTGCCCAGCTCGCGCATCAAGGTGATTACCGAAAACGGTATCGTCTACCTGCTCGGCCTGGTGACCCAGCAGGAGGCCAACTCGGCCACTGCTGTGGTGCAAGGCGTGTCTGGCGTGCAGAAGATCGTCAAGCTGTTCGAGTACATCGACTGACTCACTGGCCTCTTCGCGGCTAAAGCCGCTCCTAACAAGGGTACGCGATACCTGTAGGAGCGGCTTTTAGCCGCGAAGAGGCCGGCACAGCCGCGCACAACCCTCTGTCTTCCCAGAAAACCCAGGAAACACCGCATGTCTAAGCTTCTGCTGCCTGCCCTGCTGATCGGCACCTTCGCCACCCTGGCCGGCTGCTCCACCCCAAGCCTGATCACCCTCAACGATGGCCGTGAAATCCAGGCTGTCGACGCACCGAAGTACGACCGTGATGCCGGTTTCTACGAGTTCCAGCAACTGGACGGCAAGCGTACCCGCATCAACAAGGACCAGGTGCGCACCATCAGCGACCTGTAATCCCGCGTTGCAGCAAAGAAAAAGGCGATCCGGTTGGATCGCCTTTTTTGTTACTTCACCACTTTCAGGCTTGGCCGACCACTTGGGCGCGGCGGCTGCCCACCACCCTCTGGCGGGCCATCATCATCCGGCTGCACATCATCGTCTTCCAGCTCGTCGCCATCCATCGGCGACTCCAGCTCAAAGACCATGCCTTGGCCATTTTCACGGGCATAGATGCCCAGGATGGCGCCAACCGGCACGAACAGCGAATGAGCCACGCCACTGAAACGGCCCTCGAAGCTGACCGCATCGTTATCCATGTGCAGGCTGCGCACGGCACTTGGCGAGATATTCAAGACGATCTGGCCATCACTGGCGAAACCATCCGGCACCTGCACTTTCGGGTATTCGGCATTAACCAGCATATGGGGTGTGCAATCGTTGTCGACGATCCACTCATACAGTGCTCGAACCAGATAGGGGCGACTGGAGTTCATCAACAGCTCCTTAAAGCTTGCGCATTTCACGTTCTACAGAGGACAGGCTCGCCAGGAAAGGCTCGCGAGCGAACTGACGCTCCATGTAATCCAGCAGCGGCTTGGCTTGCCGCGGCAATTCGATACCCAACACCGGCAAACGCCAGAGTATGGGCAATAGACAGCAATCGACCAGGCTTTGCTCCTCACTCATGAAACAGGCGTACTCACCGAACAATGGCGAAACGCCGGTCAGGCTTTCGCGCAGGGCCTTGCGTGCCTCGGCACGGGCCGCCTCGGTGCTGCGCGAGTCCAGCACGGTGTCAGCCAAGGCACACCAGTCGCGCTGGATGCGGTGCATCAGCAAACGGCTGTTGCCCCGTGCAACCGGATACACCGGCATTAGCGGTGGGTGCGGGTAACGCTCTTCGAGGTATTCCATCACCACGGTCGACTCATACAACGCCAGGTCACGGTCGACCAGGGTCGGCACACTGCCGTAAGGGTTCACCTCGGCCAGCTTGGGCGGCAGGCGACTGGGGTCGACATCGATGACCTGCACGCTGACGCCCTTCTCGGCCAGCACCAGGCGTACCCGATGAGAATAGTGATCAGCGGGGTCGGAATAGCAGGCTAACCTGTTGGTTGCGCCCATGTAGCGGCTCCTCGCACGGGATGCTTGTGCAACTGTAAATGAAAACGCGCCCGGGGCGCCCCAGCATTTCTGCTGGGGCGCCCCGGGCGCGTTCAACAACCAGAAATTACTGCGTGATCAGTGCACGTCCTTCCAGTATTCACGCTTGAGCAAATAGGCGAATACGAAGAAGAAAGCCAGGTACAGCAACACATAGGTACCAATGCGCTGGCTTTCCAGTTTGACCGGGTTGGCCGAATAAGCCAGGAAGGTCACCAGGTTCTTGACCTTCTCGTCGAACTGCTCGGTGGTCAGGGTACCGGATTTCGGCGTAATGGTCAGCTGGTCACAGGCTTCATGGGTGATCGGGCTGCCGGTCAACGGGTCGAATTGCTTCTTGCCATCGGTAACGGTCTGCACCTGCTTGCAGCCAATCACCTGGTTACCTTGCAGGCCGACCAGCACGTTAGGCATGCCGACGTTCGGGAACACCTTGTTGTTCACCCCGTAAGGGCGCGACGGGTCCTCGTAGAAGCTGCGCAGGTAAGTGTACAGCCAGTCGGTACCCCGCACACGGGCCACCAAGGTCAGGTCGGGCGGTGCGGCGCCAAACCAGGTCTTGGCGTCACTGGGCTTCATGCCGATCTGCATGTGGTCACCAATCTTGGCACCGGTGAACACCAGCTTCTCGAGCATCAGCTCATGCGGGATGCCCAAGTCATCGGCCACCCGCTCGTAACGCTGGAACTTGGCACTGTGGCAACCCATGCAATAGTTGGCAAAGGTGCGCGCACCGTCCTGCATGGCGGCCTTGTCGGTCAGGTCGATATCGGCCTTGTCCAGCTCCAGGCCGTGTTCGGCAGCGAAGGAAAAGGCAGGCATCACTGCCAGCAAAAATACTGCAATCAACTTTTTCATCAG includes the following:
- the sspA gene encoding Stringent starvation protein A (*Name sspA) — protein: MGATNRLACYSDPADHYSHRVRLVLAEKGVSVQVIDVDPSRLPPKLAEVNPYGSVPTLVDRDLALYESTVVMEYLEERYPHPPLMPVYPVARGNSRLLMHRIQRDWCALADTVLDSRSTEAARAEARKALRESLTGVSPLFGEYACFMSEEQSLVDCCLLPILWRLPVLGIELPRQAKPLLDYMERQFAREPFLASLSSVEREMRKL
- the lpoA gene encoding Penicillin-binding protein activator LpoA (*Name lpoA), coding for MIACLRLLTALCLAALLAACASSPSSSLGELPRTPDASIEQLLEKAASSKSAEDAALLRLSAADLAYKQKDFPRAARILEQVPLDTLKPAQQVFASTLAAELAMSRNQPKAALTALAHPSLQRVAELPAEQQARTYNVHAAALEADGQALAAAQQRVLLAPLLSGQAASANNDAIWALVASLPAEQLQQPANDQTLAGWTSLAFAVKSAGTLEQQQAAIDAWVKQHPDHPAAQQLPLALTKLKELASQPLTKIALLLPQEGPLAGVARALRDGFMAAHFQAQQAGQAAPAVQVFDSSRIGSLDDFYRQAQAAGVQLVIGPLEKPLVKQLAAKPQLPITTLALNYADAGQKAPPQLFQFGLAAEDEAREVARRARADGMVRAVALVPSGEWGDRVLAAFRQDWEGNGGTLLAAERIAQPVALAQQIADLFQLRQSEGRAKSLQSTVGGSIAAQPSRRQDIDFIFLASTPQQAQQIKPTLNFQYAGDVPVYATSNLYSASGDVNQYNDMNGIRFCETPWLLDTSNSLRQQVVQQWPQAAGSLGRLYAMGVDAYSLAPRLGQLKALPDNRVLGLSGSLSINANQRVERQLPWAEFAGGQVKRLPDTAR
- the petC gene encoding Ammonia monooxygenase gamma subunit (*Name petC) encodes the protein MKKLIAVFLLAVMPAFSFAAEHGLELDKADIDLTDKAAMQDGARTFANYCMGCHSAKFQRYERVADDLGIPHELMLEKLVFTGAKIGDHMQIGMKPSDAKTWFGAAPPDLTLVARVRGTDWLYTYLRSFYEDPSRPYGVNNKVFPNVGMPNVLVGLQGNQVIGCKQVQTVTDGKKQFDPLTGSPITHEACDQLTITPKSGTLTTEQFDEKVKNLVTFLAYSANPVKLESQRIGTYVLLYLAFFFVFAYLLKREYWKDVH
- the gmhA gene encoding Phosphoheptose isomerase (*Name gmhA), with protein sequence MDMQSRIRRLFQASIDTKQQAMDILAPHIEQASLVMVNALLNEGKMLACGNGGSAGDAQHFSSELLNRFERERPSLPAIALTTDSSTLTSIANDYSYNEVFSKQIRALGQPGDVLLAISTSGNSANVIQAIQAAHDREMIVVALTGRDGGGMASLLLPEDVEIRVPSTVTARIQEVHLLAIHCLCDLIDSQLFGSEE
- the sspB gene encoding Stringent starvation protein B (*Name sspB), with the translated sequence MNSSRPYLVRALYEWIVDNDCTPHMLVNAEYPKVQVPDGFASDGQIVLNISPSAVRSLHMDNDAVSFEGRFSGVAHSLFVPVGAILGIYARENGQGMVFELESPMDGDELEDDDVQPDDDGPPEGGGQPPRPSGRPSLKVVK